The genomic stretch ACACAGACTTAGAACTTGCACTCTCTGTGACTTTGAGCTCATTTGCCAAGAACTGTCTGTCCAGTGGAACATCAGGTTGGCCTGACTCTGtggaaacaaacaaagatgACTTATTCAAAACTAGTACATTTCACCCGAGTCATCGGGAGGAGCTGGAATTCTGTCACATTAAAACAGGTTACATGTGGGATGCTATGTGTACTGGTGCTGTAAATGCTAATTAAATGGCTTTatgttttctttcacatttggaAGAGGATCATTGGGATCCCATATTTCACCCACCTGCAGTCAGCACTGACGCAGTGTACCTGTACTTGTTGAACTCCAGGTACTCTCGGATCAGCTCATTGATGAGCAGGTTTTCGTGGGACAGTGGCGGCCGGGGTTCACCTGTGTTGTCCAGGACGCCGAACACCTCTGCCCTGATCCCAGCCTTCAACTGAGCCCACACACCACGGGACTCCAGCGTCTCTTTTATTGCTGAAATAAATAGttttcaggagaaaaaaagagctcGGGTTGAAAACTTGTGAATGTAATGGTTCAATGTAAGGGACAGATACATCTTCCAACGCCTGATGCTTGTTTCGGGGTCAGGCTGTGAGACAATGTTCATTGTAACAGCCgcgatataaataaagttggacTGAATTGAATTCAACTCTGACAGATTAAAACGGAAACACGTTGTTATACAGACTCTCTATTATTCCTTTAATGTCGCACAGGTTGGAAACCAAAAAGATTTCTTGACAAGAAGGTCGAATTATTTGTGAAAACATTTTCAAAGCGAAGTTTCGAATGAAGACGCTAACGACTAGCTAGCTATGAAAACGATTGGACTCCAGCGTTGTTTCATTAATTCGTCGTTTGTGCGACGATGCTCAAATTACTTATGGTTGCAACTATTGAGAGACGAAAAATCACAAACTGAAAAGTTACTTCTTA from Takifugu flavidus isolate HTHZ2018 chromosome 6, ASM371156v2, whole genome shotgun sequence encodes the following:
- the cep20 gene encoding lisH domain-containing protein FOPNL encodes the protein MPVAMATISELKCAIKETLESRGVWAQLKAGIRAEVFGVLDNTGEPRPPLSHENLLINELIREYLEFNKYRYTASVLTAESGQPDVPLDRQFLANELKVTESASSKSVPLLYGLVSYFVNNTDNLGKVFLRGSSLPPTTNKAPRSDVKKL